In Acidovorax sp. 106, the following proteins share a genomic window:
- the ppk1 gene encoding polyphosphate kinase 1, with the protein MSPVVMLDRDQSILAFNERVFDWAARTDVPLLERLRYLCIVSSNLDEFFEVRAAPHITAAKNGDAKGLYSAASLESLSAIVHNLVVRQYALYNESLVPAFESHGIRIVSHGERNAAQRRWVQDYFVKEVRPLLIPVGLDPAHPFPQVANKSLNFIVRLRGPDAFGRENEVAIVKVPRALPRLVRMPSKVAPQGTWFVSLSSIIRSHLHDLFPGREVTEFSQFRVTRHSDMALDEEDVRNLRTALRQGLQQRHYGQAVRLEVSAGCSSFLSEFLRAQFALPPAAVYRVPGPVNLVRLTQLVDLVNDPALLFPPWRSSWPRQLQQGVSILEQVRQRDVVIHQPFESFDGVLAFLREAVNDPQVLVIKQTIYRTGADSELMELLTEAVRRGKEVMAVVELKARFDEEANINWAEALESVGAQVVYGVVGLKTHAKMLLVTRREGGRLRRYGHLSTGNYNVRTARLYTDLSYLTANEETTADMDGVFSHLASQNRPPKLRQLILAPFHLQRRMQEKIEQVGQAASRGEDARIVLKMNALTDEALIRALILAGQCGARIDLIVRGACMLAAQVPGVTDNIRVRSVIGRFLEHTRVFYFRSNGQEDLYLSSADWMNRNMMRRIELAWPVTDSKLRQQIVDECLVAYLHDDRDAWTLDANGAYQRASRPSTGHGAQNALMVRYGAAGLRSA; encoded by the coding sequence ATGTCCCCTGTTGTGATGCTGGACCGTGATCAGAGCATCCTGGCATTCAACGAGCGGGTGTTTGATTGGGCCGCACGCACGGACGTGCCGTTGCTGGAGCGGCTGCGTTACCTGTGCATCGTGTCGTCCAATCTGGATGAGTTTTTTGAGGTGCGGGCTGCGCCACACATCACTGCCGCCAAGAACGGGGACGCCAAGGGCCTCTACAGTGCTGCGTCGCTTGAGTCCTTGTCCGCAATCGTCCACAACCTAGTGGTGCGCCAGTATGCGTTGTACAACGAGTCCTTGGTCCCCGCGTTTGAGTCGCATGGAATTCGCATCGTCTCCCACGGGGAACGCAATGCCGCGCAGCGGCGCTGGGTACAAGACTACTTTGTGAAAGAGGTGCGGCCTTTGCTCATACCGGTGGGGCTGGATCCGGCCCATCCGTTTCCGCAAGTGGCCAACAAATCCTTGAATTTCATTGTGCGCCTGCGCGGACCGGATGCCTTTGGTCGTGAGAACGAAGTCGCCATTGTGAAAGTGCCTCGGGCCTTGCCACGCCTGGTTCGCATGCCCAGCAAGGTGGCCCCGCAAGGCACTTGGTTTGTGAGCCTTTCGAGCATCATCCGCTCCCATCTGCACGACCTGTTTCCAGGGCGCGAAGTCACCGAATTCTCGCAGTTCCGGGTTACCCGGCATTCGGACATGGCGCTGGACGAGGAGGATGTGCGCAACCTGCGCACTGCTCTGCGCCAAGGGCTTCAGCAGCGTCACTATGGCCAAGCGGTTCGATTGGAGGTATCTGCCGGTTGTTCTTCGTTTTTGTCTGAGTTTTTGAGGGCGCAGTTTGCGCTACCGCCTGCGGCTGTCTACAGGGTTCCAGGGCCTGTCAATCTGGTGCGGCTGACGCAATTGGTGGATCTCGTCAATGACCCCGCTTTGTTGTTTCCGCCCTGGCGCTCGTCCTGGCCACGGCAGTTGCAGCAGGGAGTCTCTATTTTGGAGCAGGTGCGCCAGAGGGACGTGGTGATCCACCAGCCATTTGAGAGTTTCGATGGCGTGCTGGCATTTTTGCGCGAGGCCGTCAACGACCCTCAAGTGCTGGTGATCAAGCAAACGATCTACCGCACAGGGGCTGATTCAGAGTTGATGGAGTTGCTGACGGAAGCGGTGCGCCGCGGCAAAGAGGTCATGGCGGTTGTGGAGCTGAAAGCCCGCTTTGATGAAGAGGCCAACATCAACTGGGCAGAAGCTCTGGAGTCTGTGGGGGCGCAGGTGGTTTATGGGGTGGTGGGCCTCAAGACCCACGCAAAGATGCTGTTGGTGACCCGCCGGGAAGGTGGGCGTTTGCGCCGCTACGGGCACCTCTCCACGGGCAACTACAACGTGCGCACAGCACGCTTGTACACAGACCTCAGTTACCTGACTGCGAACGAGGAAACCACTGCTGACATGGATGGCGTTTTTAGCCACCTTGCCAGCCAGAATCGCCCGCCTAAGCTGCGCCAACTGATCTTGGCCCCATTTCATCTGCAGCGCCGCATGCAGGAAAAGATTGAGCAGGTGGGGCAAGCGGCCAGTCGAGGAGAAGATGCACGCATCGTGCTCAAGATGAACGCCTTGACCGACGAGGCTTTGATTCGGGCGCTGATCCTGGCCGGGCAGTGCGGTGCGCGCATTGATCTCATTGTGCGTGGAGCGTGCATGTTGGCCGCTCAGGTACCGGGCGTCACCGATAACATCCGCGTGCGCTCGGTCATTGGCCGGTTCTTGGAGCATACGCGGGTGTTTTACTTTCGCAGCAATGGCCAAGAAGACTTGTATCTTTCGAGTGCCGATTGGATGAATCGCAACATGATGCGGCGCATTGAGTTGGCGTGGCCGGTGACGGACTCGAAACTGCGCCAGCAAATTGTGGATGAGTGCTTGGTGGCCTATTTGCATGACGACCGGGATGCGTGGACCTTGGACGCCAACGGTGCGTACCAGCGTGCAAGCCGCCCATCGACAGGGCATGGCGCGCAGAACGCCTTGATGGTGCGCTATGGCGCGGCGGGGCTTCGGTCTGCGTGA
- a CDS encoding glycosyltransferase family 1 protein, which produces MKIALVTDAWQPQVNGVVTTLVELVQQLESRGHQVMVIHPGLFRTRPCPGYAGIDLAVRPFKMLTGLLADYQPDAIHLATEGPLGWAARKYCLRHRLAFTTAFHTRFPEILQAALRIPLAWGYALFRHFHRPSSGVMVPTRDVMNMLAQRGFRNLRRWTHGVDTQAFQFEAVTKPCHVTGALAHPVSLYVGRVSYEKNIEAFLQMQMPGTKVVCGVGPLEAGLKARFPHVRWLGILDRPTLAQVYAAADVFVFPSRSETFGLVMLEAMACGTPVAAFPVEGPMEVLGAHDGAAAQGGMLDEDLLSACQQALRIPRHEARQRALAFTWGSAADQFLGHLVPVNRFVTPHKVVQKTVTSLSSE; this is translated from the coding sequence ATGAAAATTGCCCTCGTCACCGATGCATGGCAGCCCCAGGTCAATGGCGTTGTGACAACGCTGGTGGAACTGGTGCAGCAACTGGAGTCGCGTGGACACCAGGTGATGGTCATACATCCAGGGCTGTTTCGCACCCGTCCCTGTCCTGGCTATGCGGGCATTGATTTGGCGGTACGGCCATTCAAAATGTTGACAGGCTTGTTGGCTGATTACCAGCCCGATGCGATTCATCTGGCCACGGAAGGTCCTCTGGGCTGGGCTGCTCGCAAATATTGTTTGCGGCACCGCTTGGCGTTCACCACCGCCTTTCACACACGGTTTCCAGAGATTCTGCAAGCGGCGCTGCGCATTCCGCTGGCTTGGGGGTATGCCCTTTTTCGCCATTTTCACCGACCGTCTTCAGGGGTGATGGTGCCGACGCGAGATGTGATGAATATGCTGGCCCAACGTGGCTTTCGCAACTTGCGCAGGTGGACCCATGGGGTGGACACTCAGGCATTTCAATTTGAAGCCGTCACAAAGCCTTGTCATGTGACAGGGGCATTGGCGCATCCCGTCAGTCTGTATGTCGGTCGTGTTTCCTACGAGAAAAATATTGAGGCCTTCCTGCAAATGCAGATGCCTGGGACCAAGGTGGTCTGCGGGGTTGGGCCGCTGGAAGCAGGGCTGAAGGCGCGGTTTCCCCACGTTCGCTGGTTGGGAATTTTGGACAGGCCCACGCTGGCGCAGGTCTATGCAGCGGCTGATGTATTTGTTTTTCCCAGCCGCTCTGAGACTTTTGGCTTGGTGATGCTGGAAGCCATGGCTTGTGGCACTCCGGTTGCTGCGTTTCCTGTCGAGGGGCCTATGGAGGTGCTGGGTGCGCATGACGGTGCTGCAGCCCAGGGTGGTATGCTGGATGAAGACCTTTTGTCGGCTTGTCAGCAAGCCTTGCGCATCCCTCGGCATGAGGCGCGTCAGCGTGCACTGGCATTTACCTGGGGTTCGGCTGCGGATCAGTTTCTCGGCCATCTTGTGCCGGTCAATCGCTTTGTGACACCGCATAAGGTGGTGCAAAAAACTGTCACATCACTGTCATCTGAATAG
- a CDS encoding UDP-2,3-diacylglucosamine diphosphatase — protein sequence MRAALDASGAWGGMNLPFLPPEAQAVDTDSPEAESHPKYRAIFISDLHLGTPGFQAAALLDFLRHHSSDSLYLVGDIVDGWQLRRRWFWPQLHNDVVQKLLRSARKGCRIVFVPGNHDEFARAFEGHSFGGIHVQTEAVHTTADGRRLWVVHGDYFDGVIQCAKWLAYLGDNLYELTLKLNRHLNRLRARMGLPYWSLSAYLKGKVKKALNYVTDFENAVAAEARRRGHQGVVCGHIHRAEMREIDGILYCNDGDWVESCTALVEHRDGRLEIVHWHGNASPRVLEPLGQQVAA from the coding sequence ATGCGGGCCGCGCTGGATGCTTCCGGTGCGTGGGGTGGTATGAACCTGCCTTTTCTTCCACCCGAAGCGCAAGCCGTTGATACAGACAGCCCGGAGGCGGAGTCTCATCCCAAGTACCGGGCCATTTTTATCTCGGATTTGCATTTGGGAACTCCAGGCTTCCAGGCTGCTGCACTGCTGGATTTTCTGCGTCACCACTCCAGCGACTCGCTGTATTTGGTGGGGGACATTGTGGATGGTTGGCAACTCCGCCGCCGCTGGTTTTGGCCCCAGTTGCACAACGACGTGGTGCAGAAATTATTGAGAAGTGCCCGCAAAGGTTGTCGCATCGTCTTTGTTCCGGGTAACCACGACGAGTTTGCAAGAGCATTTGAAGGGCATTCCTTTGGGGGAATCCACGTGCAAACCGAAGCAGTACACACCACAGCCGATGGGCGAAGGCTTTGGGTGGTCCATGGGGACTACTTCGATGGCGTCATCCAATGCGCCAAATGGTTGGCCTACCTGGGGGACAACCTGTATGAATTGACCCTCAAACTCAACCGGCACCTCAATCGCTTGCGCGCGCGCATGGGGCTGCCCTACTGGTCGCTTTCTGCCTATCTCAAAGGCAAAGTCAAAAAGGCATTGAACTACGTGACTGATTTTGAGAACGCCGTGGCGGCTGAAGCCCGTCGCAGGGGGCACCAGGGCGTGGTGTGTGGCCATATCCACCGGGCAGAGATGCGCGAGATCGACGGTATTTTGTATTGCAATGATGGTGATTGGGTGGAGAGTTGCACGGCTTTGGTTGAGCACCGCGATGGGCGCTTGGAAATCGTGCATTGGCATGGAAATGCGTCGCCCCGCGTGTTGGAGCCCCTAGGGCAGCAGGTGGCCGCATGA
- a CDS encoding GNAT family N-acetyltransferase, with the protein MQEPTHGGLSPVIESVHGATERSSAPGGVWGAGRPVQAGIQVRWARHLDEVRQAQRLRFEVFGLEMGARLSTPVPGHDIDLFDDYCEHLLVLDEMSQAVIGTYRVLTPAQAQRVGGTYSDTEFDLTRLRGLRSRMVELGRSCVHPAHRTGGVIMALWGALADFMVRNQLDTMIGCASIPMLHNGVVSGDVAASIWEQLRQTHLAPIEYHVRPRLPLPVEQLDNSVLAEPPALIKGYLRLGARVLGAPAWDPDFNTADLPMLMRLADLHPRYRKHFLGA; encoded by the coding sequence ATGCAAGAGCCCACCCATGGCGGTTTATCCCCCGTTATAGAGTCTGTACATGGCGCCACCGAGCGCTCGTCTGCGCCTGGGGGCGTCTGGGGCGCTGGCAGGCCAGTCCAGGCGGGCATTCAGGTCCGCTGGGCTCGCCATCTGGACGAAGTCAGGCAGGCACAAAGACTGCGTTTCGAGGTCTTTGGCCTTGAAATGGGTGCACGTCTGTCGACTCCAGTGCCGGGTCACGACATTGATCTGTTCGATGACTATTGCGAGCATCTCTTGGTGCTTGATGAGATGAGCCAGGCAGTCATCGGAACCTACCGGGTCCTGACGCCCGCCCAGGCCCAGCGCGTTGGGGGCACTTACAGCGACACGGAGTTTGATCTCACACGTTTGCGTGGGCTACGGTCAAGGATGGTGGAGTTGGGGCGCAGTTGCGTGCACCCGGCACATCGCACTGGCGGTGTGATCATGGCTTTGTGGGGCGCGTTGGCCGATTTCATGGTTCGCAATCAGCTCGACACCATGATCGGTTGCGCCAGCATCCCCATGCTGCACAACGGTGTGGTCAGTGGCGACGTGGCTGCCAGTATCTGGGAGCAGCTTCGCCAAACCCACCTTGCGCCCATTGAATACCACGTACGTCCCCGCCTTCCTCTGCCTGTGGAGCAGCTCGACAATTCGGTATTGGCCGAGCCACCAGCCTTGATCAAAGGCTATTTGCGCCTGGGTGCCCGTGTGTTGGGCGCACCCGCATGGGATCCCGATTTCAACACCGCAGATCTGCCCATGTTGATGCGTCTGGCAGATTTGCATCCCCGCTATCGCAAGCACTTTCTGGGGGCTTGA
- the glmM gene encoding phosphoglucosamine mutase translates to MTRKYFGTDGIRGTVGQYPITPDFVLRLAHAVGRVLRRTEDRPTVLIGKDTRISGYMLESALESGFNSAGVDVVLLGPLPTPGVAYLTRAQRASLGVVISASHNAYPDNGIKFFSAQGTKLPDAWEQAVEAALDETPVWADSSSLGKARRLDDAAGRYIEFCKSTFPQDLTLRGLKIVVDAAHGAAYQVAPKVFHELGAEVLSIGCAPDGLNINHEVGATHPEALVRSVRANRADYGVALDGDADRLQMVDAAGRLYNGDELLYLMAADRMGRDEHVPGVVGTLMTNMAVEVALKQRGVRLERAKVGDRYVLEELAKHRWTLGGEGSGHLLALDKHTTGDGLVSALQVLQACVRSGSSLPHLLKDLVLFPQVLLNVRLTPGQDWKGNALLSEAIGQVEAELGETGRVLIRASGTEPLLRVMVEARDEDQANRCAQKLVDAARAG, encoded by the coding sequence ATGACCCGCAAGTATTTCGGCACAGATGGCATTCGAGGCACGGTGGGGCAGTACCCCATCACTCCAGATTTTGTGTTGCGCTTGGCCCATGCCGTGGGACGCGTCTTGCGTCGCACAGAAGACCGCCCCACCGTGTTGATTGGTAAAGACACGCGTATTTCTGGATACATGCTGGAGAGTGCCTTGGAGTCAGGGTTCAACTCCGCTGGGGTCGATGTGGTGCTGCTCGGGCCGCTGCCCACGCCTGGGGTGGCGTACCTGACCCGGGCTCAGCGAGCCAGCTTGGGTGTGGTGATCAGTGCAAGCCACAACGCCTATCCAGACAATGGCATCAAGTTTTTCAGTGCCCAAGGAACGAAATTGCCAGATGCTTGGGAGCAGGCGGTTGAGGCCGCGTTGGACGAGACACCGGTCTGGGCCGATTCTTCCAGCTTGGGTAAAGCACGTCGGTTGGATGATGCGGCAGGGCGCTACATTGAGTTCTGTAAAAGCACTTTCCCTCAAGACCTGACCTTGCGTGGGCTCAAGATCGTGGTGGATGCGGCGCACGGCGCGGCCTACCAAGTGGCTCCCAAGGTATTCCATGAGCTGGGCGCAGAAGTGCTGTCCATTGGCTGCGCACCGGATGGCCTGAACATCAACCATGAGGTGGGCGCCACACACCCCGAAGCTCTGGTGCGCTCTGTGCGTGCCAACCGCGCTGACTATGGTGTAGCGCTGGACGGCGATGCGGATCGCTTGCAAATGGTGGATGCGGCAGGGCGCCTCTATAACGGCGATGAGTTGCTGTATCTGATGGCTGCCGACCGCATGGGGCGTGATGAACATGTGCCGGGTGTTGTGGGTACATTGATGACCAACATGGCGGTGGAGGTGGCGCTCAAACAGCGCGGCGTTCGCCTGGAGCGTGCCAAAGTGGGCGACCGCTATGTACTGGAAGAACTGGCCAAGCACCGCTGGACATTGGGTGGCGAAGGCTCTGGCCATTTGCTGGCACTGGACAAGCACACTACGGGGGACGGCCTAGTGAGCGCCCTGCAAGTGCTTCAAGCCTGTGTGCGCAGCGGCTCCAGCTTGCCGCATTTGCTCAAGGACCTGGTGTTGTTTCCGCAGGTGTTGCTGAACGTGCGCCTCACACCTGGGCAAGACTGGAAGGGCAATGCCCTGTTGTCCGAAGCGATTGGGCAAGTGGAGGCCGAGCTGGGCGAGACAGGCCGGGTACTGATCCGCGCCAGCGGGACCGAGCCTCTGCTGCGTGTGATGGTGGAGGCGCGAGACGAGGACCAGGCCAATCGCTGCGCTCAAAAATTGGTTGACGCGGCGCGGGCCGGTTGA
- the folP gene encoding dihydropteroate synthase, producing the protein MDWQTSRFSLALDKPLVMGIVNATPDSFSDGGQHLDTSSALRHCERLIREGADILDIGGESTRPGSPAVGLEEELARVLPVVREAVSLGVPVSVDTYKPQVMRAVLDLGADVINDIWALRQPGALAVVATHPSCGVCLMHMHRDPQTMQVSPMSGEIVPQVRKFLQESAASLRASGVQRERIVLDPGVGFGKTVEQNFALLSHQSELLADGYPLLVGWSRKSSLGAVTGLDVDARMVPSVAAALLGVERGARIVRVHDVRETVAALAVWRAASQGLQPDLRDGLATP; encoded by the coding sequence ATGGATTGGCAAACTTCAAGGTTCTCTCTTGCTCTGGACAAGCCCCTTGTCATGGGCATCGTCAATGCCACGCCTGACTCCTTCTCAGACGGTGGTCAACACCTTGATACGTCCAGTGCTTTGCGCCATTGCGAGCGCTTGATTCGCGAGGGGGCGGATATCCTGGACATTGGGGGCGAATCTACCCGTCCAGGCAGCCCCGCTGTCGGGCTTGAGGAGGAGTTGGCCCGTGTACTTCCCGTGGTTCGAGAGGCGGTGTCTTTGGGCGTTCCTGTTTCTGTGGATACCTACAAGCCCCAAGTCATGCGGGCCGTTCTTGACTTGGGCGCAGACGTCATCAACGACATCTGGGCGCTACGGCAGCCGGGGGCGCTGGCCGTGGTGGCCACCCACCCCTCTTGCGGTGTATGCCTCATGCACATGCACCGTGATCCGCAAACCATGCAGGTGTCTCCCATGTCAGGAGAGATCGTGCCGCAAGTGAGAAAATTCTTGCAAGAATCGGCCGCCAGTTTGCGAGCGTCCGGAGTGCAGCGCGAGCGCATTGTGCTGGACCCGGGCGTGGGTTTTGGCAAAACGGTAGAGCAGAATTTTGCCTTGTTGTCCCACCAGTCTGAGCTGCTGGCCGATGGCTACCCATTGCTGGTGGGGTGGTCTCGCAAATCGTCGCTGGGGGCTGTGACAGGTTTGGATGTGGATGCCCGCATGGTCCCCAGCGTGGCTGCTGCCTTGCTGGGGGTAGAGCGGGGGGCTCGCATCGTTCGCGTACACGACGTGCGAGAGACGGTGGCGGCCTTGGCAGTGTGGCGGGCTGCGAGCCAAGGTCTGCAGCCCGATCTGCGCGATGGGCTGGCAACACCATGA
- the ftsH gene encoding ATP-dependent zinc metalloprotease FtsH: protein MNNQWFSKFAVWLVIAMVLFTVFKQFDTRGSGGATTVGYSEFLDEVRNNRIKSAVIPEGLSGGEIIATTNDDRKIRTNASVLDRGLVGDLIEHKVKFDVKPREEGSLLMTLLVSWGPMLLLIGVWIYFMRQMQGGGKGGAFSFGKSKARMLDENTNQVTFADVAGCDEAKEEVKEVVDFLKDPQKFQKLGGRIPRGLLLVGPPGTGKTLLAKSIAGEAKVPFFSISGSDFVEMFVGVGAARVRDMFENAKKNAPCIIFIDEIDAVGRQRGAGLGGGNDEREQTLNQMLVEMDGFETNLGVIVVAATNRPDILDAALLRPGRFDRQVYVTLPDIRGREQILNVHMRKIPVGQDVAPGIIARGTPGMSGADLANLCNEAALMAARRNARTVEMQDFEKAKDKILMGPERKSMVMPEEERRNTAYHESGHALIGKLLPKCDPVHKVTIIPRGRALGVTMSLPAQDRYSYDREYMLNQISMLFGGRIAEEVFMNQMTTGASNDFERATHIARDMVTRYGMTEALGPMVYAENEGEVFLGRSVTKTTSMSEQTMEKVDGEVRRIIDEQYNLARRLIEEHSEKMHAMAKALLDWETIDSEQLDDIMAGKEPRPPKDWTPRTPSSGGDGSSGGTPAVAADTAPTAA, encoded by the coding sequence TTGAACAATCAGTGGTTTTCGAAATTTGCCGTGTGGCTGGTCATTGCCATGGTGTTGTTCACGGTGTTCAAACAGTTTGACACCCGCGGCAGCGGTGGCGCTACGACCGTCGGGTACTCCGAGTTCCTAGATGAGGTTCGCAATAACCGCATCAAGAGCGCCGTGATTCCTGAAGGGTTGAGTGGCGGTGAAATCATCGCCACCACCAACGATGATCGGAAGATCCGTACGAACGCATCGGTGCTGGACCGTGGCTTGGTGGGCGACCTGATCGAGCACAAGGTCAAGTTTGACGTGAAGCCGCGTGAAGAAGGCTCCTTGCTCATGACCTTGCTGGTCAGCTGGGGCCCCATGCTGCTGCTCATTGGTGTGTGGATTTATTTCATGCGCCAGATGCAAGGTGGTGGCAAGGGCGGTGCCTTCAGCTTTGGCAAGAGCAAAGCCCGAATGCTGGACGAAAACACCAATCAGGTGACTTTTGCCGATGTAGCGGGCTGCGATGAAGCCAAGGAAGAAGTCAAGGAAGTGGTGGACTTCCTCAAAGACCCGCAAAAGTTCCAGAAGCTGGGTGGGCGCATTCCCCGTGGTCTGCTGCTGGTAGGCCCTCCAGGTACTGGCAAGACATTGTTGGCCAAGTCCATTGCTGGCGAGGCCAAGGTACCGTTTTTCAGTATCTCTGGTTCTGATTTCGTGGAAATGTTTGTGGGCGTGGGTGCTGCCCGCGTGCGCGACATGTTTGAGAACGCGAAGAAAAATGCGCCTTGCATCATCTTCATTGACGAAATTGACGCGGTGGGCCGCCAGCGCGGTGCGGGCCTGGGCGGTGGTAACGACGAGCGTGAACAGACCCTCAACCAGATGCTGGTGGAGATGGATGGTTTTGAAACCAACCTTGGTGTGATCGTGGTGGCTGCCACCAACCGCCCAGACATTCTGGATGCCGCCTTGCTGCGCCCCGGTCGCTTTGACCGTCAGGTGTATGTGACGTTGCCCGATATCCGGGGCCGTGAGCAGATCCTCAATGTGCACATGCGCAAAATTCCGGTGGGGCAAGATGTGGCGCCTGGCATCATCGCCCGCGGCACGCCTGGCATGAGCGGCGCTGACCTGGCCAACCTGTGCAACGAAGCCGCCTTGATGGCCGCCCGACGCAATGCACGCACGGTGGAGATGCAGGACTTCGAGAAGGCCAAGGACAAAATCTTGATGGGCCCAGAGCGTAAGAGCATGGTCATGCCTGAGGAAGAACGCCGCAATACGGCTTATCACGAGTCTGGCCATGCACTGATTGGTAAGCTGCTGCCTAAATGCGACCCTGTGCACAAGGTCACCATCATTCCCCGTGGCCGCGCCCTGGGTGTGACCATGAGCCTTCCTGCGCAAGACCGCTATAGCTACGACCGCGAGTACATGCTCAACCAGATCAGCATGCTGTTTGGTGGCCGTATTGCGGAAGAGGTGTTCATGAACCAGATGACCACGGGTGCCAGCAACGACTTTGAGCGAGCCACACACATTGCACGTGACATGGTGACCCGTTATGGCATGACGGAGGCTCTGGGCCCCATGGTGTATGCCGAAAATGAAGGTGAAGTCTTCTTGGGTCGTTCCGTGACCAAGACGACCAGCATGAGCGAGCAAACGATGGAAAAGGTGGACGGTGAGGTCCGCCGTATCATCGATGAGCAATACAACCTGGCCCGCCGCTTGATCGAAGAGCACAGCGAAAAAATGCATGCCATGGCGAAGGCTTTGCTGGATTGGGAAACCATCGACAGTGAGCAATTGGACGACATCATGGCAGGCAAGGAGCCCCGCCCTCCGAAGGACTGGACTCCCCGCACCCCGTCCTCCGGTGGCGATGGCTCCAGCGGTGGTACACCCGCTGTGGCGGCAGATACTGCACCCACAGCGGCCTGA
- a CDS encoding RlmE family RNA methyltransferase, protein MKVKTQSKKVNKAWLNDHVNDTYVKLAHKEGYRARAAYKLKEIDEQLGLIKPGYTVVDLGSTPGAWSQYVRRRLSPSGAAAGQLNGSIISLDILPMEPIEGVTFLNGDFREPEVLAQLEQALDGRVVDVVVSDMAPNLSGIESADTARIAHLVELAVEFACAHLKPDGALVVKLFHGSGYSDLVNLFKQTFKVVKPLKPKASRDKSSETFLVGMGLKAKP, encoded by the coding sequence ATGAAAGTAAAAACCCAAAGCAAGAAGGTCAACAAGGCATGGCTCAACGACCATGTCAACGACACCTACGTCAAGTTGGCCCACAAAGAGGGTTACCGCGCCCGCGCCGCCTACAAGCTCAAGGAAATTGATGAGCAGCTGGGGTTGATCAAGCCAGGCTACACGGTGGTCGATTTGGGCTCCACCCCCGGAGCCTGGAGCCAGTATGTGCGCCGTCGTCTGTCTCCGTCGGGGGCGGCTGCAGGGCAGCTCAATGGCAGCATCATCTCGCTGGACATCTTGCCCATGGAGCCTATTGAGGGCGTGACCTTCTTGAACGGCGATTTTCGCGAGCCTGAGGTCTTGGCGCAACTGGAACAGGCACTGGACGGTCGGGTGGTGGATGTCGTGGTGTCAGACATGGCGCCCAACCTCTCTGGCATCGAATCTGCCGACACTGCCCGTATTGCGCACTTGGTGGAGCTGGCGGTGGAGTTCGCCTGTGCCCATTTGAAGCCTGATGGCGCTTTGGTGGTCAAGCTGTTTCACGGCAGTGGCTACAGCGACTTGGTGAATTTGTTCAAACAGACCTTCAAAGTCGTCAAGCCCCTCAAGCCCAAAGCCTCGCGCGACAAGTCGTCGGAGACTTTTCTGGTTGGCATGGGGCTGAAGGCCAAGCCGTAA
- a CDS encoding YhbY family RNA-binding protein, translating into MPQIQLTPAERREHRANAHHLDPVVLVGGDGMTPAVKKEIDAALNAHGLIKVRVFGDDRVARELIYQEVAAELNAAPIQHIGKLLVLWRPMPAKERAIDEDRMPGPRDVKVLKFSKRGGQRPEIKQLRVLGNQRLTSGGQIKRAKPKQKSIKKRQAD; encoded by the coding sequence ATGCCCCAAATTCAATTGACTCCCGCAGAGCGCCGGGAACACCGCGCCAATGCCCACCATCTGGACCCTGTGGTCCTCGTCGGTGGAGACGGCATGACCCCTGCGGTCAAAAAAGAAATCGACGCGGCGCTCAACGCCCACGGACTGATCAAGGTCCGCGTGTTCGGTGATGACCGGGTCGCTCGCGAACTCATTTACCAAGAAGTGGCGGCAGAACTCAATGCCGCCCCGATCCAGCACATCGGCAAACTGCTGGTGCTGTGGCGCCCGATGCCTGCCAAAGAGCGTGCGATCGACGAGGACCGCATGCCAGGCCCTCGCGATGTGAAGGTGCTCAAGTTCAGCAAACGCGGCGGCCAACGCCCTGAAATCAAGCAGTTGCGCGTTTTAGGCAACCAGCGCTTGACGTCCGGCGGCCAGATCAAGCGTGCCAAGCCCAAGCAAAAGTCCATCAAAAAGCGCCAGGCTGACTGA